A genomic window from Desulfovibrio gilichinskyi includes:
- a CDS encoding ATP-binding protein codes for MRIGLKTKTIVSVLLMCAIMLIATLSGINQFMNQNSYLIEKSLANKNFDRASYAISKSADDLSHLCRNLAWRDDSYKFMEDHNEKFISSNFVPDMFNTFDLDFILFIDSNGKIFETYFPVRNDTILGCFLLNGCSGNELVKSVGPEGASGLIRISHSIVQFSAQKIFNSLKTKDPRGTLVMGRFFGDNDIAELGRNLRMDLSLTELRSKDGKEVFFEHSGIRGSSLIAYKVLHDTFGKQLVLLRMKAYEGFNSMGKSMNLGLSLYMIAVLLCLGICTYFFVNFIFVSRVRKLKSQLDGTRTVRAGGKRDRLQVILSGDDELTDLSKSINETLQLVQEEKERAEGANRVKSEFLANMSHEIRTPMHSILGMVELLKETKLDDEQKYFLEVAGTAGESLLEVINDVLEISKIEAGHLEIEKHQFILREMIERVVSVLNVEASKKGLKIICNIENEVPEIVTGDPTRIRQVLTNLISNSVKFTGKGIVDVRVVVGEDGNIVFSVSDTGIGIPADKISAIFESFTQADSSTSRKYGGTGLGLPISRKLVEMMGGKLSAESTVGVGSKFSFFVNLKY; via the coding sequence ATGAGGATAGGATTAAAGACTAAGACAATAGTGAGTGTTCTGCTTATGTGTGCCATTATGCTGATAGCAACACTGAGCGGAATTAATCAATTTATGAATCAGAATTCTTATTTGATTGAAAAATCTTTGGCTAATAAGAATTTTGATCGTGCTTCATATGCAATTTCAAAATCAGCTGATGATTTAAGTCACCTTTGCCGTAACTTGGCATGGCGGGATGACTCCTATAAGTTTATGGAAGATCATAATGAAAAATTTATCAGCTCAAATTTTGTTCCGGATATGTTCAACACATTTGATTTAGATTTCATTTTGTTTATCGATAGTAATGGGAAAATATTTGAAACATATTTCCCTGTAAGAAATGATACAATTTTAGGTTGTTTTTTACTTAATGGATGCAGTGGAAATGAATTAGTGAAGTCCGTCGGTCCTGAAGGGGCATCAGGTCTTATACGAATTTCCCATTCAATCGTGCAGTTTTCAGCTCAGAAAATATTTAACAGCTTAAAAACTAAAGATCCTCGTGGAACTTTAGTTATGGGGCGTTTTTTCGGTGACAATGATATTGCTGAATTAGGAAGAAATCTTCGTATGGACCTTTCACTGACAGAATTACGAAGTAAAGATGGAAAAGAAGTTTTTTTTGAACATTCAGGCATTCGTGGGAGTTCTCTCATAGCATATAAGGTCCTGCATGATACTTTTGGTAAACAGTTAGTTTTACTTAGAATGAAAGCCTACGAAGGGTTTAATTCCATGGGTAAATCTATGAATCTTGGGCTTTCCCTTTATATGATTGCTGTCTTGCTGTGTCTTGGCATTTGTACATATTTCTTTGTAAATTTTATTTTTGTGTCGAGAGTTAGAAAGCTGAAATCTCAACTTGATGGAACCAGAACAGTGAGAGCTGGTGGCAAGAGAGACAGGTTGCAGGTGATTTTAAGCGGCGATGATGAGCTGACGGATCTTTCCAAATCAATAAATGAGACGCTGCAGCTTGTGCAGGAAGAAAAAGAACGTGCTGAAGGTGCAAATAGAGTTAAAAGTGAATTCTTAGCAAATATGAGTCATGAGATTCGCACTCCTATGCATTCGATTCTCGGAATGGTTGAGCTGCTTAAAGAAACAAAACTCGATGATGAGCAAAAATATTTTTTGGAAGTAGCAGGTACTGCCGGAGAATCATTGCTTGAAGTTATTAATGATGTTCTGGAAATTTCTAAAATTGAAGCCGGGCATTTGGAAATAGAGAAACATCAGTTCATACTTCGCGAAATGATCGAAAGAGTCGTATCCGTACTTAATGTTGAGGCAAGCAAAAAAGGTCTTAAGATTATCTGCAATATTGAAAATGAAGTTCCGGAAATAGTAACCGGTGACCCAACCAGGATCAGGCAGGTCTTAACTAATTTAATAAGTAATTCCGTAAAATTTACAGGGAAAGGGATTGTCGATGTTCGGGTTGTTGTCGGTGAGGACGGCAATATTGTTTTTTCCGTTTCGGATACAGGTATTGGAATACCTGCGGATAAAATAAGTGCGATTTTTGAAAGCTTTACCCAGGCTGATTCATCAACTTCACGGAAATACGGTGGAACGGGCTTAGGGCTTCCTATCTCCCGAAAGTTAGTCGAAATGATGGGGGGTAAGCTTTCAGCCGAAAGCACTGTTGGTGTTGGATCAAAATTTTCTTTCTTTGTTAATTTAAAATATTAA
- a CDS encoding CgeB family protein, with translation MIKTYSVRAISKDSALHDICISAANKTKHMWGKFGPEKEARLASEVTAEKIPLLIGSGLGIAAQILLEQTKRPLLILDCEEPILAVSDLKRKFQNHQNVCWINTSSPANAVRHILELKRQYNLEIQLLTIHFYLRLSPFYAEVTRLIESGSAIESQTPSWPKFQSENPRILLLTSQYFLMGEIVAACERQSIPHMFINMDAKEMDLEAFVSRISSALNIFRPDFVLTVNHLGVDQEGVLNNLLHKFNIPLASWFVDNPMLLLPLYKAQADINTAIFTWDADRMDSLRDMGFENIFHLPLGTDQTRFKPSNGCSEPKWDRDVSFVGNSMVHKTARRLEAAKLDDLLKLRWKEIAHEFANKSEPSVYNYLKTDFPELIQNYEKLDSPYRKLAFETLIIWQATLEYRLECVKQTLRFSPMIVGDNGWNELLKNEKSWEYHSELSYYEDLPRFYPCSKINFNCTSQQMKGAVNQRVFDVPACNGFILTDHRYQMEKLFEPEKEIAVYYSLDEIPELIEKYSAHPDLRNKIIKAARKRIMAEHTYDCRIKTLINCMRSAYI, from the coding sequence ATGATTAAGACTTACTCCGTCCGTGCTATCTCTAAAGATTCAGCCCTGCATGACATATGCATTTCAGCAGCTAATAAAACAAAACACATGTGGGGAAAGTTCGGACCTGAGAAGGAGGCAAGACTGGCCTCGGAAGTCACCGCGGAAAAAATACCGCTTCTCATAGGATCAGGACTCGGAATTGCCGCACAGATTTTACTTGAACAGACAAAACGACCACTGCTCATACTTGACTGTGAAGAACCGATTCTTGCTGTCAGTGATTTAAAGAGAAAATTTCAAAATCATCAGAATGTCTGCTGGATAAATACTTCTTCACCGGCCAATGCAGTCAGACATATTTTAGAACTCAAACGTCAATACAACCTTGAAATTCAGCTGCTTACTATCCATTTTTACCTCAGACTTTCACCATTTTATGCAGAAGTAACCAGGCTTATTGAGTCAGGTTCCGCAATTGAATCTCAAACTCCGTCATGGCCGAAGTTCCAATCTGAAAATCCTAGAATACTTCTCCTGACAAGCCAGTATTTTTTGATGGGTGAAATCGTCGCGGCCTGTGAAAGGCAATCCATTCCCCACATGTTCATCAATATGGACGCCAAAGAGATGGACCTTGAAGCCTTTGTCTCGAGAATTTCTTCTGCGCTTAACATTTTCAGGCCGGATTTTGTTCTGACCGTTAATCACTTAGGTGTTGATCAAGAAGGTGTCTTAAATAACTTACTTCACAAGTTCAATATTCCTTTAGCCTCTTGGTTTGTCGATAATCCTATGCTACTGCTTCCGCTGTATAAAGCACAGGCTGACATCAATACGGCCATATTTACGTGGGATGCTGACCGAATGGATTCTCTAAGGGATATGGGGTTTGAAAATATTTTTCACCTTCCGCTCGGAACAGATCAGACACGATTCAAGCCAAGTAACGGGTGCAGTGAGCCCAAGTGGGACAGAGATGTCTCTTTTGTCGGTAATTCAATGGTTCATAAAACAGCACGCCGCCTTGAAGCCGCAAAGCTTGATGATCTATTGAAACTTCGCTGGAAAGAAATTGCACATGAATTTGCAAATAAATCCGAACCGTCAGTTTATAATTATTTAAAGACGGATTTTCCAGAGCTTATCCAAAACTATGAGAAGCTGGACTCTCCATACAGAAAACTAGCTTTTGAAACACTTATTATCTGGCAGGCAACACTCGAATATCGACTTGAATGTGTAAAGCAGACACTAAGATTTTCACCGATGATAGTAGGAGACAACGGCTGGAATGAACTTCTTAAAAACGAAAAATCATGGGAATATCATTCAGAGCTTTCATACTATGAAGATCTTCCCCGCTTTTATCCTTGTTCAAAGATTAATTTCAACTGCACAAGTCAGCAGATGAAAGGAGCTGTCAATCAGAGAGTCTTTGATGTTCCAGCATGTAACGGGTTTATTCTGACAGATCATAGATACCAAATGGAAAAATTATTTGAACCGGAAAAAGAAATAGCAGTCTACTATAGTTTAGACGAAATACCTGAATTGATCGAAAAATATTCTGCCCACCCGGACTTGCGAAATAAAATAATAAAAGCAGCACGAAAAAGAATTATGGCCGAACATACATATGACTGCCGGATTAAAACCCTGATTAACTGCATGCGCAGTGCATACATTTGA
- a CDS encoding OmpA family protein, with protein MPKIVILKPKNNDPPPEEGLPPWMATFADMVTLLLCFFVLLLSFASNDAEKFKELLGSIQDAFGVTIERPEADFLALTPSDLERKEIKMDSNDKRLLGLVLHIKALLNEDAATRKSSGVNADRDGVLMSTDSASLFQPGTATLKPGAEKTLNKVISVLKENNYDLVVRGHTDNSETGSEKFPTNWELSSARAARALRYIAEHGDISTKRLKAVGYADTQPLVKNDTPANREKNRRIEFFYHKPAADSW; from the coding sequence ATGCCGAAAATAGTAATTCTTAAGCCGAAAAACAATGATCCGCCTCCAGAGGAAGGATTACCACCATGGATGGCAACATTTGCGGACATGGTTACTCTTTTATTGTGCTTTTTTGTATTACTCTTATCTTTTGCGTCAAATGATGCCGAAAAATTTAAAGAACTTCTCGGGTCAATTCAAGATGCTTTCGGTGTAACAATTGAACGACCTGAAGCGGATTTTCTAGCACTGACTCCTTCGGATCTTGAGCGCAAAGAAATAAAAATGGACAGCAACGACAAGCGACTGCTCGGACTTGTCCTGCACATTAAAGCACTGCTTAATGAAGACGCAGCCACCAGAAAATCTTCAGGTGTAAATGCAGATCGTGACGGAGTTTTGATGAGCACTGACAGCGCATCACTTTTTCAGCCGGGTACAGCCACATTAAAACCAGGTGCGGAAAAAACCCTCAACAAAGTTATAAGTGTTCTTAAAGAGAATAATTACGATCTGGTTGTCAGAGGCCATACGGACAACTCTGAAACAGGTTCAGAAAAATTCCCGACCAATTGGGAGCTTTCGTCTGCAAGAGCGGCCAGAGCTTTACGGTATATAGCTGAGCATGGCGATATATCGACCAAAAGGCTTAAAGCTGTAGGATATGCAGACACCCAGCCGCTTGTAAAAAACGATACTCCTGCCAACAGAGAGAAAAATAGAAGGATTGAATTTTTCTATCACAAACCTGCGGCAGATTCATGGTAG
- a CDS encoding motility protein A — MDIATLIGIVGGLGLVVATIMMGGNAAGFIDAPSAVVVFGGTFASVFIMFPMGVVLKAFKIALKGFFAKSRDPKAIIDQIVALAETARKESLVALEKVAIDDPYLKKGVILVADGTDDSIVRAIMEIEIDFMKKRHFQGQSVMKGMGAMAPAFGMIGTLIGLVNMLSNLSNPDAIGPAMAVALLTTLYGAVLANVVFLPLAKKLEERSFEESLYMEIMVEGVIAIQKGEHPSIVKEKLQAFLAPAMRDAMS; from the coding sequence ATGGATATTGCAACTCTAATAGGAATTGTCGGCGGATTAGGCCTCGTTGTCGCAACCATCATGATGGGAGGAAATGCGGCAGGCTTTATTGATGCGCCTTCTGCTGTTGTCGTTTTCGGAGGAACATTTGCCTCGGTCTTTATAATGTTCCCGATGGGAGTTGTGCTGAAGGCTTTTAAAATCGCCCTGAAAGGATTCTTCGCTAAATCACGCGATCCGAAAGCTATTATTGATCAAATTGTCGCCCTTGCTGAAACTGCAAGAAAAGAAAGTCTTGTCGCGCTGGAAAAAGTTGCGATAGATGACCCTTATCTGAAAAAAGGAGTCATTCTTGTGGCTGACGGTACTGATGACAGCATTGTCCGTGCTATCATGGAAATTGAAATTGATTTCATGAAGAAGCGGCATTTTCAAGGACAGTCTGTAATGAAAGGGATGGGAGCGATGGCTCCAGCCTTCGGTATGATCGGTACACTGATAGGTCTGGTTAATATGCTTTCCAACCTCAGTAACCCGGATGCTATCGGCCCTGCTATGGCAGTTGCATTGCTGACAACTCTTTACGGAGCAGTTCTTGCCAACGTAGTCTTTCTACCTCTCGCCAAAAAACTTGAAGAACGCTCTTTTGAAGAATCACTTTACATGGAGATTATGGTTGAAGGAGTTATTGCTATCCAAAAAGGTGAACACCCTTCTATCGTAAAGGAAAAACTTCAAGCATTCCTTGCTCCGGCCATGCGCGACGCAATGTCCTAA